agccgtggttcaccccaaatgttggacgcatccttgtcccccgataagtagcccctaccagattgcaggacaagtgatcccaaacttttgggtgcaaagtgcaggatacttcGAAGTatcccaacgaggacacccgttgattacagagacagagctcccaaagcacacaccatatttcaccccacatccccaatgaggacacccatggactacaggaggaggccttcagtccaggcatacccctggaggtctctgaccacggacaccgcctttcctgtagacgtgctacaggaaggagttcttcaatagagtacctgcatcaaataggttagtaataacaTTCTCCATCTTCCTTAAATCTTCCAGAGAGTTCATCCAAGTAGCATGTCAAAGTTGCATTCATATGTCAAGTAGAAGTTTAGGGCGCGCCCAAACATTCTTGTATGTTGGCGCCGCCCcgtgtcatcagcctttgatctCTTCCTATGCCATTCTACATCATAGGGCGCGCCCTAATTTATTCATCGTTAGGGCTTGCTCTAATTCTGTCCAAGCCAAAGTGTGGGTCTGTTAAAATAATCATGTCCGCGTAATCCGTCCAAGGAGCCTTCCTTACCTAGGGCGGGCCCTAAGGCTCACTACAGGACAGATTCCAATCAAGTAATTTCTCTCCTCCTTTTCAATAATTGGGCGCGCCTCCTTCATCATGTTTGAGGGCGCGCCTTTAAGACATGATAACCACAACTGTTAATCAGCTACTTAATCAATGGGGCGCGTTCTTAGGGCGCACCTTCTTTTTTATGGAAAGTCAATCTTATCTTTTCCTAGATTTTATGCGTTTCTCCTTCGATTTTGCCTATTTTATCAATCtcaatctgaatattgtttataccaatttttgggcataacaactaccccccaaattccatatgtcaTTGAAAATGGGATTGAAATTTTTTTTCTCATCCTTATCAAAATATGTATAAACAAATCTTCCAATACTTTTTACAGGGCGCGCCTTAAACAGGGCGTGCCTTCCAATTTTTCCTTACAGTTTCAATGATGCCATAATAAATAAGGCGTGCCTTCAAGAGGGTGCGTCTTAGAAGTTCAAACAGTTTTAAAAATAATCCCCCTTATTATTAGGAATTCGTGATTGATGTGACTGATTTGACAACTGTCTTCTTTTTTACTTTAAATAATAGTCACCAGCAGtcatttttttttacttttacCCTCTCTCTTACTTCACCCTCTTTTCCTTTTCAGAGCACCACCACCGGCGGCACTATCCTTCTGCTCGGAATCCTCTCTCTCGACCACCATTTCTCCAGTTTTTTCCGATCATTCTCTTCTTCATTCGAAAAGGTATGTAaaacttctttcttttcttaATTTCATTGCATAAATCACATTGCATGCTACATTGTCTTTTCAACTTCCTTAGCTGTTCTTGATGATATGCATAAAATGATGTATGTATCTGTGTATGTATATGTTTAATTCTGACTTCTTGCTGTTTTAGATCCAAATTTATTAGGTCTAATTTCTAATTATATATTTCTAGGAAGCCTAATCGTTTATCCCCAAATTCAAAAGCATATATCTTATGATAAGGCGCGCCTTTACATTTATATTGGGCGCGCCGTTGTCATCTAATTATCCAATAGCTCATCGTTCATAGCAGTCTCTATAGATCCTTTAAATGTTAGGACGCGCCTTCTTAGCGTACGACCCGTCTCAAAGTAAACTGTCATAGATAATAGGAAATATCATTTTCTTAAGCCTCCTCTTATTTTCTCTATTTCCTTCATGCTTTCGTATCTCACTCTTTCAAATTAGGCGCGCCCTCAACATTTCTATTGGTTTTTTTGACAGCTGGGAGACGAGGGTGCGTCCTCTCCTTTTCACCCTTTCAAGAATTTCCTCACAAATTTGGGGATCTATTCGCCTCCAATTACTTACTTCGATCTTCAACCCCAAACGCCCACCATACTCCTGAATTTCTGAACCGGGTGGCGCGCCTTCTTCAAGATTTCAAAAAGGGTATCTTGATGGCAGATTCCTCAAATAGTTCTTCTACGGACAACATTCCTTTGTCTCGTAGACAGGGGAAGCAGAAGCTGGTCCAAAAGGACAGATCGCCAGCCCCAGATAGGACAGAACTGGATGACGATGACTGGTTCGAGAGTTTGAATGCCGATAGGTATAGGGGTGTTGAGAGGGGTGTCAACGTAGGCGCAGGACCTTCTAAAGTATCCTACAGGGTTGTATCCCCAAGCCCATCTCCTCAACAAACAGAGGGCGCACCTACTTCTCCTGTCACTGAGGGCGCGCCTGAAGTAAGTGTGTCACCTCTACGTGATGAAGAAAATTTCTTTGACGAGGACTCCTTCCAATTTTCCACCTCCCCTAAACCTTCTCCAATCCCCTTCTAACACTGGGAAGTTTCTGACAGTGAATTAGACTTTGATTGGGAGGAATTCGAACCATGCAATGAAGCTGTGAAGAAACGTTTCAGGAAGGAGCATGGGAAGCTTTTCTGTGTGGGCCTGTCCTCAGCTTGTTCAGATGAGCAACTGGGATGACTCATGGAATTTTATGATATGGAGGGCATATGGGTGCGCCCTTTAAGCATGATGCGGCCCCATATCTTCAATTATGGGAGAAACTTTAAGATTCCTAGAATGGTAACCAGCCCCAAGCTGGTATCTTTGGGTATAGGCGCGCCCTTACATCCCTATCTTAGGGAAGTGATAGAACTATACGACGTGGCTCCACTCCAACTTTCTCCCAACAACTACAAGTTTATCCTGGCTCTGTTCATCCTTTATACGGACTTGGGTTTCCCCCAGCCGGTAATGGCTGAAGTCGCTTATTTTTCAATCTAAGAAAGTCTGACCACAGGTACTACTATTTGGTGGTAGACAAGCAGCACAACAAGAAGGGTTTTTCCTCTGGCAAGCTTAGCCATGAGAAAGGTTGGAAGGAAAACTTCTTTTACCTGTACGACGTTCCCAGAATAAGGATAAGATTTAACAAGTCACCAAGTAAGGGCACAccctttctttctttttcttgcgttatttctatattttttctttcttttctcatCCTTATACTTTTTCAGACAGACCAGCGGCCAAACCTCTTAAGGGCGAGCCCAAAAAATGAGCTGAAGCCCTCCTTAGAGTGGCTGCTGACAGGTGGAACTTAAAAACCTTAGTCACCCAGACCAACTTGATGCGAGTAGGAATTCTTTCTGACCAAGTAGGAATgaagtgtatatatataaaatttaggAAGGGTGCTCCTGTTTCTCGTGTCATTGACTTAGACAgtgaagaagaagctgaagaggaagaagaagagacAGAGGATGGCTCCTTACAAGGCCAAGATCCTTCAGGTTCATTAATTGCAGAACCTAAAGGTGCGCCTTCTTACAATTGGTGCGTCTTAGCTTCCTTCTTGTCAGCTTCTGTATTAGCTTGCTAGATATAAATACATGTTCACGTGGTCGATCTTTCCGCCCTTTAGGGCGCGCCCTCCTACTCTGGGCGTAGCACTTTATACATGTTTATCAATGTTATCTTTATCAATTGCCTTTATTTATTACTCCGTTCAGCACATTTAAATATCACGTTCAATTAACATGTTCTGTGTTTTATGCAGAAATGGCTCCTCCAAAAATCCCTAAATCTTTTGGGGTGCGCCCTGGTGACAAACCTAGGCCCAAGTCAAAGAAAGACGCTCCTGCAGCACAGGCCTTCATTCCAACTTTTGTTCCCATTCCTCAAACAACACCTGTTCCAAAAAGGCCCATAATTGATCTTACAGAGAAATAGGGCGCGCCTAAGAGGCATAGAGCAGAGGGTGCGCCTTCTGGCTCTTTCGCTACCTTGAACGCTCTTGGCCCCATGGGTTCCCTTCATGTTtcggatgaagaagtggaacagTGGCAAGCCATGGATTTGGGAGATGCTGCTCGTGCTTCTATAAAATCATCTTGTCAATTGTTCATCCACTCCACTCGAGTGGTGGACAAGCTACTTGAAGGGGGGCGCTCCTAGAGAGGCTGCAGGGTGACAACAACATTCTGAGAAACAACCTCAAGGACAAGAACTTTTTGCACGCTAAGGATATCAAGGCCAAGGATTCTGAGATTTCCTTCCTCAATGATGAGGTGGCCAAACTCACTTCTCAGCTAGAGATTGCCAACAAAAAGGCTACCTCTCTCCATACTGAGCTTGATGCAACCAACTTGAGGATTGAGTATCTAGAGGAGCAGTAGAAACTGGGATGGCCTGATGAGAAGAGGGAAATGACTGATGAGGCATTTGCCAGTGGCTTCCACTTCTACAGGGTTGATATTTTGGCCAATGACCTTGATTATACCTTTGAAAAGTATGGGGAAGAGACTGTTGCTGAGATGGTGGAATTTAAAAAGGAGCATGCTGCTGAAAGCAAAGCAAGGAGGATAGAACTTGGGCTGGAGGAGGAAGAAGTTGAGGGCGCGCCACAAGAGGAAGTCCCCAAGGGCGCGCCTGAAGCTGATCCCACTGTTCCTCTTCAATCTATTTCTCCAACAGACCAGTCTCAGGGCGCGCCTTGATTCATTTTAATTTAAACTTCAAATGCTTCTGAGGAGCCAGCCCTCTTTTGATGCTGTGCAAAGTTGTATGACTTATCTTTCTGCTACCCTTTTAGTTTTGCATGTATGGCTCGACGTTAATTTTATTCTTCCCTATATGCATACAAATTTGTTAAGGCATTTTGATTTTTCCCTTGGCCATTTATAAAAATATGACTCATATTTTCACGATGGCGCGCCCTTATATCATCACAAATCTTATCAGTACATTATGACTAATGTTGCTACAAGGCGCCCCCTTTGATATCAGAGCTTATTTATTTAGCACATTCGTGGGTGTTTTATGTGATCTTGAAATTGTTATCGTCCCTTTTATCGTAGCACTTAAATATGAGGGCGCGCCATAGTGCAAATAACACGTACTTTTTCTTATCAGTAATCCCTTCGCGATTTTTTATTTACTTATCAGTTAAAGGGCGCGCCTTAATTCGATTAGCTTTTGCTTTAGCTAATTTTGTTGTCCATGTACATTTATTTTTTTCACCCTTGAATATTATGTTTATCTTGATTATGAAGCAGAAATTATTAGACAGGGCGAGCCTCAACATAGGGCGCGCCTCTGATGTTTTTCAAATGAGAAATTTTATGTCAAGCAAATAAAGCAATTTGAAGTAACTTTTCCCTTTTATtgataatgcgctctagtgtataaattacaccagtcccatggctactatgctctatggggaaattatttgaaaatttttcTTCCTTCTGCTAGTTCCAAGGTTCACAGTCACATATACTACCCCCTAGGataggaggaatttatttgctactagCCTATTACATAAGAATCAAAATAAGAAAACAAGGGGGACACAACCacaccctactgataatacttcCGTAAATGTTCTGCATTCCATGCTCGAGGAATAAGTTTACCGTCTAGATCTTCTAAGCGATAGGTTCCCTTCCAGAGTATAGCTTTAACTTTATACgatccttcccaattagctccaagcacTCCGTGCTGAGCTATCTTAGTGTTAGGCATAACCTTTCGCAACACAAGATCTCCAACCTTGAACGGTACGGATTTTACCCTTTTATTGAAATACCTTGCGACCCTCTGCTGATATGCAACAAGCTTCAATTGAGCGTTCGTTCGGGCTTCGTCTAACAGATCCAAGTGGAGCCTCTGGTTAACTTCTGCATCTTCCTCGATAAACACGTCTCTCCGTAGGGATCCCGCTCCTACCTCCACGGGAACCATGGCCTCATACTCATAAGTCAGCAAAAAGGGGGTTTCTCCTATGGTCGATCTTGGGGTGGTATTGTAAGACCAAAGGACCATGGGCATCTCTTCTGGCCAATCTCCTTTTTTCTCTTCTAATTTTGCCTTCAAGGTGtgttttatgattttgtttatggcTTATGTCTGACCATTACTCTGCAGATAATAAACCGCGGCGAAGTCCTTTTTAATCATTAAGTCCTCATAGAGCTTCCTTAACTCTTTACTATCAAACTGCTTTCCATTGTCTGAGATGAGTTTGTAGGGGATACCGAACCTGCATACTATGAAATTGAACACAAAATCCCTTATCTTCTTTGTCGTGATCGTGGCTAGTGGCATAGCCTCTACCCATTTGGTAAAGTA
This genomic interval from Apium graveolens cultivar Ventura chromosome 8, ASM990537v1, whole genome shotgun sequence contains the following:
- the LOC141679158 gene encoding uncharacterized protein LOC141679158, which produces MPMVLWSYNTTPRSTIGETPFLLTYEYEAMVPVEVGAGSLRRDVFIEEDAEVNQRLHLDLLDEARTNAQLKLVAYQQRVARYFNKRVKSVPFKVGDLVLRKVMPNTKIAQHGVLGANWEGSYKVKAILWKGTYRLEDLDGKLIPRAWNAEHLRKYYQ